The following are encoded in a window of Methanobrevibacter ruminantium M1 genomic DNA:
- a CDS encoding RNA-binding protein → MIHNIRYRVFIYENEDKDKVLEALLNILPTAEPEAEEAEGLLEEKMLILTGAISKKRETKEFLNTLIESIGEDQLIKLYNDLDRKMDEKGNLFLRLSKEKALDEEWEILDGGDSIHLKIKIAAYPAKKEVALKKIKEVFPEDIINA, encoded by the coding sequence ATGATTCATAATATCAGATATCGTGTTTTTATTTATGAAAATGAAGATAAGGATAAGGTTTTAGAAGCCCTACTCAATATACTTCCAACAGCAGAGCCTGAAGCTGAAGAGGCAGAGGGGCTTCTCGAAGAGAAGATGCTTATTCTAACTGGAGCCATCTCCAAAAAGAGAGAAACCAAAGAGTTCTTAAACACCCTTATCGAATCCATTGGAGAAGATCAATTAATCAAGCTATATAATGATTTGGATAGAAAGATGGATGAAAAAGGCAATCTCTTCCTAAGATTATCCAAAGAGAAGGCATTAGATGAGGAATGGGAAATATTGGATGGTGGAGACAGCATACATCTAAAGATAAAGATAGCTGCATATCCGGCTAAAAAGGAAGTTGCATTAAAAAAGATTAAAGAAGTCTTCCCAGAGGATATTATAAATGCTTAG
- a CDS encoding 50S ribosomal protein L15e, protein MYKYIRDAWKNPDESYVRELMWQRVPKWRKQPAITRIDRPTRIDRARSLGYRAKKGFVVVRVKVRRGGRRKTRFKHGRRPKRMGVNKITMAKSIQRIGEERVAKKYPNMEVLNSYWVWSDGKYKYFEVILVDPQSPSIKNDPKINWICEKQHRSRALRGLTSAGKKGRGRRNGGKGSEKRLK, encoded by the coding sequence ATGTACAAATATATTAGAGATGCATGGAAAAATCCAGATGAGTCTTATGTAAGGGAACTTATGTGGCAAAGAGTTCCTAAATGGAGAAAACAACCTGCAATTACCAGAATCGACAGGCCAACCAGAATCGATCGTGCAAGATCTCTCGGTTACAGAGCTAAAAAAGGTTTCGTAGTTGTAAGAGTAAAAGTTAGACGTGGTGGACGTAGAAAAACTCGTTTCAAACACGGTCGTAGACCAAAAAGAATGGGTGTAAACAAAATAACCATGGCTAAATCCATTCAAAGGATCGGAGAAGAACGTGTTGCTAAGAAATACCCTAACATGGAAGTATTAAACTCCTACTGGGTATGGTCTGACGGAAAATACAAATACTTTGAAGTTATCTTAGTAGACCCACAAAGTCCTTCCATTAAAAACGACCCAAAAATCAACTGGATTTGTGAAAAACAGCACAGAAGCAGAGCTCTCAGAGGCTTAACCAGTGCTGGTAAAAAAGGCCGTGGCCGTAGAAATGGAGGAAAAGGCAGTGAAAAAAGATTAAAATAA
- a CDS encoding zinc ribbon domain-containing protein, translating to MIKCDNCGLKFDDDTEICPNCGNKLDSTQSVQETEEASKKCPSCGSLIGINEFICPSCGNKIEELKIIRTCPNCGVNLDDDAVFCDNCGANLSSTSDQIQEFNKSLIESNKSLMDQIADLLTKFGKFIDDLFSSFKKDK from the coding sequence ATGATTAAATGTGATAATTGTGGTTTAAAATTTGATGATGACACTGAAATATGTCCTAATTGTGGCAATAAACTAGATTCTACCCAATCTGTTCAAGAAACTGAAGAAGCTTCTAAAAAATGCCCTAGCTGCGGGTCACTCATTGGAATTAATGAGTTTATTTGTCCAAGCTGTGGAAATAAGATAGAGGAATTAAAAATCATTAGAACATGTCCTAATTGTGGTGTGAATTTGGATGATGATGCGGTATTCTGTGATAATTGTGGTGCTAATTTGTCTTCAACTTCAGATCAGATTCAAGAGTTCAATAAATCTTTAATTGAGTCTAATAAATCTTTAATGGACCAAATTGCTGATTTGCTTACTAAGTTTGGGAAATTTATCGATGATTTATTCTCTTCATTTAAAAAAGATAAGTAA
- a CDS encoding zinc-ribbon domain-containing protein — translation MVKCSNCGAEVGDASFCFSCGEKVDGGNVDSNICPKCGTENSKGTVFCVGCGQKFDNALVPESVARKQKEWELRRQQIIERYDQLADEFGIKDKDYFLTSVVRVNMLEEKTTKHKVWGSVGSYGGNKTTIDGFFLIEDDKFVFMEIDNRDWKKVNAGINNFYFDKIVSMRITKRLGDISRYEDITKRTSLNSAHAIKRAIQNDIQSLKATRFKDLIVNNDSADMFDRLLIKLVDNTSFEIRLPSFEFGENLVALFEISRNSPQTVVIETDSKPSKADLLKEYKELLDSGAITEEEYDELKKEVLSS, via the coding sequence ATGGTTAAATGCAGTAATTGTGGTGCAGAAGTGGGAGATGCAAGTTTTTGCTTTTCCTGTGGTGAGAAGGTAGATGGTGGAAATGTAGATTCTAACATATGCCCTAAATGCGGTACTGAAAATTCAAAAGGAACCGTATTTTGTGTTGGATGTGGTCAGAAATTTGATAATGCATTAGTTCCAGAATCTGTAGCGCGCAAACAAAAGGAATGGGAACTTAGACGTCAGCAAATCATTGAAAGATATGATCAGCTTGCAGATGAGTTTGGAATTAAGGATAAGGATTATTTCCTAACCAGTGTGGTAAGGGTTAATATGTTGGAAGAGAAAACTACTAAACATAAAGTTTGGGGTTCTGTTGGCTCTTATGGCGGAAATAAAACTACAATTGATGGTTTCTTCTTAATAGAAGATGATAAGTTTGTCTTTATGGAAATCGATAATAGAGACTGGAAAAAAGTCAATGCGGGAATAAACAATTTCTACTTTGACAAGATTGTTTCTATGAGAATTACAAAAAGACTTGGTGACATTTCAAGATATGAGGACATTACTAAAAGAACAAGTCTAAATTCCGCTCATGCCATTAAAAGAGCCATTCAAAATGATATCCAATCTCTTAAAGCCACAAGATTTAAAGATCTTATTGTAAACAACGATAGTGCTGATATGTTTGATAGGTTATTAATCAAGCTTGTAGATAACACTTCATTTGAAATCAGACTTCCTAGCTTTGAATTTGGAGAGAATTTGGTGGCATTGTTTGAAATATCTAGAAACAGTCCTCAAACTGTTGTCATCGAGACTGATTCAAAACCAAGCAAAGCAGATCTTTTAAAGGAATATAAGGAACTATTGGATTCTGGCGCCATAACTGAAGAAGAGTATGATGAGCTTAAAAAAGAGGTTTTATCTAGTTAA
- a CDS encoding winged helix-turn-helix domain-containing protein, giving the protein MKDPNMDRILEDNRKLMEENRKLKEDLKELKNEFYQFKKNSRPGKPFNLENNDDYKPSGNYYFHNNFKEEFDDANIKYNSKDNPEGSFHNDSANIVDMSLISFLARSNKRVEILKSLNQGDKIPSTISKEIDDSSHHVSKYLSSLKEKELVVCMNEEDKRFRFYRITAKGKYYLEIIQNNQY; this is encoded by the coding sequence ATGAAAGACCCTAATATGGACAGGATTCTTGAAGATAATAGGAAATTAATGGAAGAAAATAGGAAATTGAAAGAGGATTTAAAAGAATTGAAGAATGAATTCTATCAATTTAAAAAAAATTCAAGACCCGGAAAGCCATTCAACTTAGAAAATAATGATGATTATAAACCTTCTGGAAACTATTATTTCCATAATAATTTTAAAGAAGAATTTGATGATGCAAACATCAAATACAATTCCAAGGATAATCCAGAAGGAAGCTTCCACAATGACTCTGCAAATATAGTGGATATGAGCCTAATCTCATTTTTAGCAAGGTCCAATAAAAGGGTTGAAATACTAAAATCATTGAATCAAGGGGACAAAATACCATCCACCATAAGCAAAGAGATTGACGACAGCAGCCACCACGTCTCCAAATACCTCTCAAGCCTAAAAGAAAAAGAATTAGTCGTTTGCATGAATGAAGAGGATAAAAGATTCAGATTCTATAGAATAACTGCAAAGGGCAAATACTATTTGGAAATTATTCAGAACAACCAATACTGA
- the rbr gene encoding rubrerythrin: MADLKGTKTEENLKAALAGESQARVKYEFYASQAKKDGYVEIKDIFQESSDNEKEHAKIWFKLLNGGKVPDTLTNLADAAAGEHEEWTSMYKEFAETAREEGFDDIAALFDAAGATEKAHEDRYNALTDKIKADKVFKKDEEIAWKCNNCGYIHYGKDAPEVCPLCDHPQAHFRKQDTSYI, encoded by the coding sequence ATGGCAGATTTAAAAGGAACCAAAACTGAAGAAAACTTAAAGGCCGCTCTTGCTGGCGAATCTCAAGCACGTGTAAAATATGAATTCTATGCCTCCCAAGCTAAAAAGGATGGCTATGTTGAAATCAAGGACATTTTCCAAGAGTCCTCTGACAATGAGAAGGAACATGCAAAAATCTGGTTCAAGCTCTTAAACGGTGGAAAAGTACCTGACACCTTAACTAACCTTGCAGATGCAGCAGCTGGAGAACATGAAGAATGGACTTCAATGTATAAGGAATTTGCTGAGACCGCTAGAGAAGAAGGCTTTGATGACATTGCAGCATTATTCGATGCAGCTGGAGCAACAGAAAAGGCTCACGAAGACAGATACAATGCTTTAACTGATAAGATAAAAGCAGATAAGGTCTTTAAGAAAGATGAAGAGATTGCTTGGAAATGTAATAACTGCGGTTATATCCACTATGGAAAAGACGCTCCTGAAGTCTGTCCGTTATGTGATCACCCACAAGCACACTTCAGAAAACAAGACACTAGTTATATCTAG
- the bsh gene encoding choloylglycine hydrolase: protein MCTASEYLTENHYFGRNFDYEISYKERVCITPRNYEFKYRKIDDMKSHYAIIGIAAGIDEYPLYYDACNEKGVAIAGLNFAGNAIYREMEEDMVNVTPFEFIPYLLSQADSVEDVKELLQNLNLVNINYSENLPLSPLHWMISDKDSSIIVEPLEDGLKVYDNPVGVLTNNPKFDMQLFNLNDYRNLSVKTPENTFSKNLNLDDYSRGMGAIGLPGDLSSASRFVKVAFTKENSFSGTSESESVSQFFHILGSVEQQKGLTFINDPDLYEYTIYSSCYNTNKGILYYKTYDNHQITAVDLNREDLDGDGLIIYPLINEAQINFIN, encoded by the coding sequence ATGTGTACAGCAAGTGAATATTTAACAGAAAACCATTATTTTGGCAGAAACTTTGATTATGAAATCTCATACAAGGAAAGAGTTTGCATAACTCCAAGAAATTATGAATTTAAATATAGAAAAATAGATGATATGAAATCCCATTATGCAATTATTGGAATTGCTGCAGGTATTGACGAGTATCCTTTATACTATGATGCTTGCAATGAGAAAGGGGTTGCTATTGCAGGTCTTAACTTTGCAGGAAATGCTATATATAGGGAAATGGAAGAGGATATGGTTAATGTTACTCCATTTGAATTCATCCCTTACCTCTTATCTCAAGCAGATAGTGTTGAAGATGTAAAAGAATTGCTTCAGAATCTTAATTTAGTGAATATCAATTATTCCGAAAACCTTCCATTGTCTCCTCTTCATTGGATGATTTCCGATAAGGATTCATCTATAATTGTAGAGCCTTTGGAAGACGGCTTGAAGGTATATGACAATCCTGTAGGAGTTTTAACCAACAATCCTAAATTTGATATGCAGCTGTTTAATTTAAACGATTATAGGAACTTGTCAGTAAAGACACCTGAAAACACTTTCTCTAAGAATCTCAATTTGGATGACTATAGCAGGGGAATGGGAGCAATCGGACTTCCAGGTGACTTGTCATCAGCATCCAGATTTGTTAAGGTGGCATTCACAAAGGAAAATTCATTTTCCGGCACAAGCGAAAGCGAAAGTGTCTCTCAATTTTTCCACATTCTAGGTTCTGTTGAGCAGCAAAAAGGATTGACATTTATCAATGACCCTGATTTATATGAATATACCATTTATTCATCTTGCTATAATACAAACAAGGGTATTTTATATTATAAAACCTATGACAATCATCAGATAACTGCTGTAGATTTAAATAGGGAAGATCTTGATGGGGATGGATTGATAATTTATCCTTTGATTAATGAGGCACAGATTAACTTTATTAATTAA
- a CDS encoding flavodoxin family protein, with translation MKILALIGSPRKHSNCEAIVDEIAKGAEENGHEVIKYIIQDLDIAPCSGCELCRKGKDCRYTDDGTEIIDQLADGASVILASPIYFGQMSAQAKTIVDRFYSIFNNPNKSFSKDAKAAIVLTHAYPGDYDAYLQLTIAQPFQNNTEMEFIGAIDAGDLKFPGDVKDKPEILREAYELGKKF, from the coding sequence ATGAAAATCTTAGCATTAATAGGAAGTCCTAGAAAACACAGTAACTGTGAAGCAATCGTTGACGAAATAGCAAAAGGAGCAGAAGAAAACGGCCATGAAGTGATTAAATACATTATTCAAGATTTGGATATTGCTCCATGCAGTGGTTGTGAGCTATGCCGTAAAGGCAAGGACTGTCGCTATACAGATGACGGCACTGAAATCATAGACCAATTGGCAGATGGAGCAAGCGTTATATTGGCAAGTCCTATCTATTTCGGTCAGATGTCTGCTCAAGCAAAGACAATAGTGGATAGGTTCTATAGCATTTTCAACAATCCAAATAAAAGCTTCTCAAAAGATGCAAAGGCAGCTATTGTATTGACTCATGCTTATCCTGGGGATTATGATGCTTATCTTCAATTGACCATTGCCCAGCCTTTCCAAAACAATACAGAAATGGAATTTATTGGAGCAATAGATGCTGGAGATTTAAAGTTCCCAGGTGATGTAAAGGATAAGCCAGAGATCTTGAGAGAAGCTTATGAGTTGGGTAAAAAGTTCTAG
- a CDS encoding MIP/aquaporin family protein: protein MASCNIGKKFIAELIGTFFLVFFGTGAAVVTLLISDSVTPGKAGIGLLGGLGDWIAIALAFGLTVMACIYLFGKISGAHLNPAVTIGLLASKNISAIDSIYYIVAQVIGACLGSLLLYVCLGAQAVTIGGLGATAPGMGVGYLPALIAECIGTFFLMLVVMGVAVDEKAEPGFAGISIGMTVAAVIIVLGAFTGASINPARTFGPYLMDTLLGGTNFWGFFPIYLIGPIVGAVLAAILYGYLAKGNDACALPQPFFEE, encoded by the coding sequence ATGGCTTCTTGTAATATAGGAAAAAAATTCATAGCAGAGCTTATAGGTACCTTTTTCCTAGTGTTCTTCGGTACCGGAGCTGCTGTTGTAACTTTACTTATTTCTGATAGCGTAACTCCAGGAAAAGCTGGCATCGGATTGCTCGGCGGTCTTGGAGATTGGATAGCTATTGCATTAGCATTCGGTTTAACTGTAATGGCATGTATCTACTTGTTTGGAAAGATCTCAGGTGCACACTTGAACCCTGCAGTAACAATAGGACTCCTTGCAAGCAAAAACATCTCTGCAATTGACAGTATCTACTACATTGTAGCCCAAGTAATTGGAGCATGTTTAGGAAGCTTATTGCTATATGTATGTTTAGGAGCTCAAGCTGTAACAATTGGAGGATTAGGTGCTACCGCTCCAGGTATGGGAGTGGGATATCTTCCTGCTTTGATTGCCGAATGTATAGGTACTTTCTTCCTTATGCTTGTTGTAATGGGCGTTGCTGTTGATGAAAAGGCAGAACCTGGATTTGCAGGTATTTCAATCGGTATGACTGTAGCAGCTGTAATCATCGTTTTAGGTGCATTCACCGGTGCTTCAATCAACCCTGCACGTACCTTTGGTCCTTACTTGATGGACACCTTGCTTGGCGGAACCAATTTCTGGGGATTCTTCCCGATTTACTTGATTGGTCCTATAGTAGGTGCAGTCCTTGCAGCAATATTATATGGATACTTAGCTAAAGGCAATGATGCATGTGCATTGCCACAACCTTTCTTTGAAGAATAG
- a CDS encoding DUF2193 domain-containing protein yields MKELYEKMINESVAALQADIDVISANRYNDFKIVDAKPYADAVAGMTCIDGQAKSVIDLHKKSVESHYKVLTSVAETIRPEDDPFIEHYQTPPILEILCEEDGEFADSMATFIQAIADSETLITRESVRRYGGFYGPTCVVDFALMPGSTSNVVNQILKTIHIPVMHKQAILSAKSWGMNTSYGIGDSFAHAIENGATAAEAAAKEVESMQMIYKEPVEAQGKLMDDAGHSSFDVRAFMEGYKKEMRPVVKAAMDDGVHYGNIVTVPAYCVGDIGHHIGQASYNMCKDDVTLAIIQATAKVMEASLKDNIGKFMHPSQVLNLATGSTACATEYILELDGFNSTMVVDLLTKRFHNFVQQYPTRGAAAELHNCDFMDMIHRGSTYISAARKARSSAKIDLVPKVNGFAVDLGAITHNEVLMNPQRYTYPACGITVRFSSLMRLADYPCLLTPEPVTATMMTNIIALNKEVPGSPVRGCKNCASCIIDAKHEYCQWKESV; encoded by the coding sequence ATGAAAGAATTATATGAAAAAATGATTAATGAATCAGTAGCTGCATTGCAAGCAGATATTGATGTAATTAGTGCAAATAGATACAACGACTTTAAGATTGTTGATGCAAAACCTTATGCAGATGCTGTAGCTGGAATGACCTGTATAGACGGACAAGCAAAATCTGTAATTGACTTGCACAAGAAATCTGTGGAAAGCCATTACAAGGTATTGACTTCCGTTGCTGAAACCATCAGACCTGAAGACGATCCATTTATTGAACATTACCAAACTCCTCCTATACTTGAAATCCTATGTGAGGAAGACGGTGAATTTGCAGACAGTATGGCTACATTTATTCAAGCTATTGCTGACAGTGAAACATTGATTACAAGAGAATCCGTCCGCCGTTACGGTGGATTCTATGGTCCTACCTGTGTAGTGGACTTTGCTTTGATGCCAGGAAGCACTTCCAATGTAGTAAACCAAATCTTGAAGACCATTCACATTCCTGTAATGCACAAACAAGCAATCCTCTCTGCCAAATCTTGGGGTATGAACACATCCTATGGTATTGGTGATTCATTTGCTCATGCAATTGAAAACGGTGCAACTGCAGCAGAAGCAGCTGCAAAAGAAGTTGAATCAATGCAAATGATCTATAAGGAACCTGTAGAGGCTCAAGGTAAATTAATGGACGATGCAGGACACTCTTCATTTGATGTAAGAGCATTTATGGAAGGATACAAAAAAGAAATGAGACCTGTTGTCAAAGCTGCTATGGATGATGGCGTGCATTATGGTAATATCGTAACCGTACCTGCATACTGTGTAGGGGACATTGGTCACCACATCGGTCAAGCAAGCTACAACATGTGTAAGGATGACGTGACTTTAGCTATTATTCAAGCAACTGCTAAAGTAATGGAAGCTTCCTTGAAAGACAACATTGGCAAATTTATGCATCCATCACAAGTCTTGAACTTAGCTACCGGTTCAACTGCATGTGCTACTGAGTACATTCTTGAATTAGATGGATTTAATTCCACTATGGTTGTAGACTTATTAACCAAAAGATTCCACAACTTTGTACAACAATATCCTACCAGAGGAGCAGCTGCAGAATTGCACAACTGTGACTTTATGGACATGATTCACAGAGGTTCCACTTACATAAGCGCTGCAAGAAAAGCAAGAAGCAGTGCAAAAATCGACCTTGTACCTAAAGTCAATGGATTTGCTGTTGACTTAGGAGCAATCACCCATAATGAAGTTCTCATGAACCCACAAAGATACACTTATCCTGCTTGTGGAATTACAGTAAGATTCTCCTCACTCATGAGACTTGCAGACTATCCATGTCTCCTTACTCCTGAACCTGTAACTGCAACCATGATGACTAACATCATTGCACTCAATAAGGAAGTTCCTGGTTCTCCTGTAAGAGGATGTAAAAACTGTGCTTCTTGCATAATTGATGCAAAACACGAATACTGTCAATGGAAAGAATCTGTATAG
- the upp gene encoding uracil phosphoribosyltransferase, with amino-acid sequence MNEIVLNHPLITHKLAILRDVNTGTKEFRELVTEISTLLCYEATKDAKLEEAEIETPLAKMKTGKLNEDNYAVVPILRAGMGMVEGIINVIPNAKVGHIGLYRNEETFEPVEYYYKMPDGIGDRIAMIIDPMLATGGSVSATIDKLKADGVKQIKFLCIVAAPEGIRALEANHPDVQIYCATVDEHLNPNAYIVPGLGDAGDRIYGTK; translated from the coding sequence ATGAATGAAATAGTTTTAAATCATCCATTAATAACTCATAAATTGGCTATTTTAAGAGATGTAAACACAGGTACAAAAGAATTCAGAGAGCTTGTTACAGAAATATCCACTCTTTTATGCTATGAAGCAACCAAAGACGCAAAGCTTGAAGAGGCAGAAATTGAAACTCCTCTTGCTAAGATGAAGACAGGCAAGCTGAATGAAGACAATTATGCAGTTGTCCCTATCCTAAGGGCAGGTATGGGTATGGTTGAAGGAATCATCAATGTGATTCCAAATGCTAAAGTAGGTCATATAGGTCTTTATAGGAATGAAGAGACCTTTGAACCTGTTGAATATTACTATAAGATGCCTGATGGAATCGGAGATAGGATAGCTATGATTATTGACCCTATGCTTGCAACAGGAGGAAGCGTATCTGCAACCATTGACAAGCTAAAGGCCGATGGGGTAAAGCAAATCAAGTTCCTATGCATAGTTGCAGCCCCTGAAGGAATCAGGGCTCTTGAAGCAAATCATCCTGATGTTCAGATATACTGTGCAACAGTTGATGAGCACTTAAATCCTAATGCATATATCGTTCCAGGTCTTGGTGACGCTGGAGATAGGATTTATGGTACTAAATAA
- a CDS encoding uracil-xanthine permease family protein: MNSTVGEPVLSVPVALITSGIGTLIYVICTRNRSPVYLGSSFAFIAPMVAGYAIGGKSSIFSALMVVGLVYVAIAIIIRATGKEWINKLLPPVIVGPMIMVIGLCLAPTAIQEIGLDQAVVPINNIIVALAAFLTTAVIAIRGKGVLKVIPFLIGIIVAYVVAALLGMVDFSGFFSASLFEVPEFYMPFINYSFNPTALLTIVPIALVTMVEHVGDHKVLGEIIGRDLIQDPGLNKTLLGDGLATFFAALLGGPANTTYGENTSVVGLTRVASIYVIGLTAVFAVIFAFSGHLTALLAAMPNPVIGGVAILLYGFIAVNGVKLLIQEEVDFNNNKNIVVAATMLVLGLGGATLSVAQGDLSVSISGMALAAIAGVILNLIIPERKEDNKFVPEVK; encoded by the coding sequence GTGAATTCAACTGTTGGCGAACCTGTGCTATCTGTTCCAGTTGCTTTAATCACTTCTGGGATAGGTACACTCATTTATGTAATCTGTACACGGAATAGAAGTCCGGTGTATCTGGGAAGCTCATTTGCATTCATTGCACCTATGGTTGCCGGATATGCCATCGGCGGAAAATCAAGTATCTTCTCAGCATTGATGGTTGTAGGTTTGGTCTATGTTGCAATTGCAATTATCATCAGGGCCACCGGTAAGGAATGGATCAATAAGCTATTGCCTCCTGTAATTGTAGGTCCTATGATTATGGTTATTGGGCTTTGTTTGGCCCCTACCGCTATTCAGGAAATAGGACTTGATCAGGCTGTAGTTCCAATCAATAACATTATTGTGGCTCTTGCAGCATTCCTGACCACTGCTGTAATAGCAATCCGTGGAAAAGGAGTATTGAAGGTTATTCCTTTCCTCATTGGTATTATTGTAGCATATGTCGTTGCAGCGTTATTAGGTATGGTTGACTTTTCAGGATTCTTTTCAGCAAGCCTCTTTGAAGTTCCAGAGTTCTATATGCCGTTTATAAACTACAGCTTCAATCCTACAGCTCTTCTTACAATAGTTCCGATTGCTCTTGTAACAATGGTAGAGCATGTTGGGGACCACAAGGTATTAGGGGAAATCATTGGACGTGACTTGATTCAGGACCCTGGATTGAACAAGACCCTTCTTGGTGACGGTCTTGCTACCTTCTTTGCAGCGCTCCTCGGTGGGCCAGCTAACACCACTTACGGTGAAAACACTTCTGTTGTAGGTCTTACAAGAGTTGCATCAATCTATGTTATCGGTCTTACTGCAGTGTTTGCAGTTATCTTTGCATTCTCCGGACACTTGACTGCACTTCTTGCCGCTATGCCTAACCCTGTTATCGGAGGTGTGGCTATTCTTCTTTACGGATTCATTGCAGTAAATGGTGTAAAGCTCTTGATTCAAGAGGAAGTTGATTTCAACAATAACAAAAACATTGTTGTAGCAGCTACCATGTTGGTTTTAGGTTTAGGTGGAGCTACCTTGTCCGTTGCTCAAGGTGACTTATCTGTGTCAATTTCTGGTATGGCTCTTGCTGCTATTGCTGGTGTAATCCTTAACTTGATAATTCCAGAAAGAAAAGAAGATAACAAATTTGTTCCTGAAGTTAAATAA
- a CDS encoding GNAT family N-acetyltransferase, giving the protein MAKLTFRNASEEDVPLILEFIKKLADYEHRLDEVIATEEALKYWIFDKQQAEVIFALEDGKEIGFAFFFLSFSTYIANVNMHLEDLFIDPEYRGNGYGKALLRELAKIVKERGYGRFEWTCLDWNQPSKDFYKSIGAKQKDWNVFHFTGQELEDFINED; this is encoded by the coding sequence ATGGCTAAATTAACATTTAGGAACGCTAGCGAAGAGGATGTGCCTTTAATTTTAGAATTCATTAAGAAATTAGCAGATTATGAACATAGATTGGATGAGGTTATCGCTACAGAGGAAGCATTAAAATACTGGATTTTTGATAAGCAACAAGCGGAAGTCATATTTGCCCTTGAAGATGGAAAGGAAATAGGATTTGCATTTTTCTTCCTTAGCTTTTCAACATATATCGCTAATGTCAACATGCACCTTGAGGATCTTTTCATAGACCCTGAATATCGTGGAAATGGTTATGGCAAGGCTCTTCTTCGTGAGCTTGCTAAAATAGTAAAGGAGAGAGGATATGGCAGATTCGAATGGACATGCCTTGACTGGAATCAGCCAAGCAAGGACTTTTATAAATCCATTGGTGCAAAACAGAAGGATTGGAATGTATTTCACTTTACAGGCCAAGAACTAGAGGATTTCATTAATGAGGATTAA